A stretch of Deltaproteobacteria bacterium DNA encodes these proteins:
- a CDS encoding acyl-CoA dehydrogenase, whose protein sequence is MDFSFSLEEEQFRQDLREWLQQNLPPGWGSTFRAPKGRERIAFLRDWQRKLYDGEYLGLSWPKEYGGRGASMIEMAIFNEEMARVEAPGPLNVLGLGMAGPTIIVHGTEEQKTRHLRKILNCEEIWCQGFSEPGSGSDVASIRTRAELQGDEFVVNGQKVWTSLAQISDWCMLLVRTDPDAPKHRGISYILVDMKSPGITVRPLRQMTGESEFNEVFFEDVHVPRANLVGELNNGWGVALTTLMNERGTASFGTQARFKIIYDNLVGLADQATLNGRPATQDLQVRQQLAQHRIDVEILKLNCFRNFTRLLRGGTPGPEGSILKLWWSELNQRMQDTAMLVQGPYGQLLRDSPWAMEGGRWQYNFLRSKANTIEAGTSEIQRNIIAERVLHMPKGR, encoded by the coding sequence ATGGATTTCTCGTTTTCCCTCGAAGAAGAACAGTTTCGCCAAGACCTGCGCGAGTGGTTGCAACAGAACCTGCCCCCGGGGTGGGGCTCGACCTTTCGCGCGCCAAAGGGCAGGGAACGCATCGCTTTCTTGCGCGATTGGCAGCGGAAACTCTATGACGGTGAATATTTGGGCCTCTCCTGGCCGAAAGAGTACGGCGGCCGTGGCGCGTCGATGATCGAGATGGCGATCTTCAATGAAGAGATGGCGCGCGTGGAAGCCCCCGGCCCGCTCAACGTTCTTGGCCTGGGCATGGCGGGACCGACCATCATCGTGCATGGCACGGAAGAGCAGAAGACGCGCCATCTGCGCAAAATTCTGAATTGTGAAGAGATTTGGTGCCAAGGCTTCTCCGAGCCGGGTTCGGGCTCGGACGTGGCTTCGATCCGCACCCGTGCCGAGCTGCAGGGCGATGAGTTCGTCGTCAATGGACAAAAGGTCTGGACGAGTCTGGCGCAGATTTCCGACTGGTGTATGCTCCTGGTGCGTACCGACCCCGACGCGCCGAAGCATCGCGGTATTTCCTACATTCTCGTCGATATGAAAAGCCCCGGCATCACCGTGCGCCCGCTGCGGCAGATGACCGGCGAGTCCGAATTTAACGAAGTCTTCTTCGAGGATGTGCACGTCCCGCGCGCCAACTTGGTAGGAGAACTCAATAACGGTTGGGGAGTGGCGCTCACGACGCTGATGAACGAGCGCGGAACCGCGTCTTTCGGCACCCAGGCGCGCTTCAAGATCATCTACGACAATCTCGTCGGGCTGGCCGATCAAGCCACGCTCAACGGTCGCCCGGCGACGCAAGATCTTCAGGTCCGCCAACAGCTCGCCCAACATCGCATCGACGTGGAAATTCTCAAGCTCAATTGCTTCCGCAACTTTACTCGCCTCCTACGCGGTGGCACGCCGGGTCCGGAAGGGTCCATTCTCAAGCTCTGGTGGAGCGAGCTGAACCAGCGGATGCAAGACACGGCGATGCTGGTGCAGGGGCCATATGGTCAACTGCTGCGGGATTCTCCATGGGCGATGGAAGGCGGGCGGTGGCAGTACAATTTCCTCCGTTCCAAGGCGAACACCATCGAAGCCGGGACCTCGGAAATTCAACGAAACATTATTGCCGAACGTGTCTTACACATGCCGAAGGGCCGCTGA
- the recN gene encoding DNA repair protein RecN — protein sequence MLRHLRVRNLALIDELELSFEEGLNVITGETGAGKSLLMQALGLAIGGRATAELIRHDTQEAIVEAVFTAPDARVTPLLEGGGYAVEEELLVRRVLTQNGRSRVYVNGGAATVTVLRQLADNLMHIYGQHEQQVLLEAEAAIDLLDDFADLYKHRAEMAQCHQTLRQTWEHLQALTMGKAAAEARRELLRFQVDEIARAELRPGEDETLRQEKTVLMNSERLVQGATAGEALLAAGEEAVTDRLGRLLTRLRELARIDASLQDVVALLTGGLAQIEEAALQLRRYGQRLHINPERLEEIETRLALLSRLKHKYGGSIEATLALQETFAHELQHIEGGEETVTALRHEVEAAAAKAWEKAQRLSHARRSAAQALESQMAKELALLGMKGATFQVRFAEFGETTDEDKIDSPFVRGRQRLRSLGCDRAEFYLSANPGEPLLPLAQVASGGELSRLMLALKALSAAVGDAPTLIFDEVDAGVGGAVAEAVGRRLKALSHNRQVLCITHVPQIAAFADHAYTVEKRLLKNRTVSSARQLTAEEQLQELARMLSGVEISAEAKRHAQEMLERARRG from the coding sequence ATGCTCAGACATTTACGGGTCAGAAATCTGGCGCTGATCGATGAACTGGAATTGTCCTTCGAGGAAGGTTTGAATGTCATCACCGGAGAGACCGGAGCCGGCAAAAGTCTCTTGATGCAAGCCCTGGGGTTGGCGATCGGTGGGCGTGCGACAGCGGAGCTGATTCGTCATGACACGCAGGAAGCGATCGTCGAAGCCGTTTTTACCGCCCCGGATGCTCGTGTCACCCCGCTGCTCGAAGGCGGTGGCTATGCAGTTGAAGAGGAGTTGTTGGTGCGGCGGGTCCTGACGCAGAATGGGCGGAGCCGGGTCTATGTGAACGGTGGGGCCGCCACGGTCACTGTCCTCCGTCAGTTGGCGGACAATCTGATGCATATCTACGGGCAACACGAGCAACAAGTATTGCTCGAAGCCGAAGCTGCAATCGACTTGCTCGACGATTTTGCCGACTTGTACAAACACCGCGCCGAGATGGCGCAGTGTCATCAGACACTCCGGCAAACCTGGGAACACCTCCAGGCATTAACGATGGGGAAGGCCGCCGCCGAAGCACGACGCGAACTCCTGCGCTTTCAGGTCGATGAGATTGCGCGTGCCGAGCTACGCCCAGGTGAGGACGAAACGCTGCGGCAGGAAAAAACCGTGCTGATGAACTCCGAGCGCTTGGTTCAGGGCGCGACGGCTGGGGAAGCCTTGCTGGCCGCTGGCGAAGAAGCGGTAACCGATCGACTCGGACGACTGCTCACCCGCCTGCGCGAACTGGCCAGGATCGACGCGAGTCTGCAAGACGTTGTCGCTCTGCTGACTGGGGGACTGGCGCAGATCGAGGAAGCGGCGCTGCAACTCCGTCGCTATGGCCAACGCTTGCACATCAACCCGGAACGCTTAGAAGAGATCGAAACGCGGCTGGCGCTGCTCTCACGGCTCAAACACAAATACGGCGGCAGCATCGAGGCGACGCTGGCGCTGCAAGAAACGTTCGCTCACGAACTGCAACACATCGAAGGCGGAGAAGAGACGGTGACTGCACTGCGTCACGAAGTCGAAGCTGCGGCAGCCAAAGCGTGGGAAAAGGCGCAGAGGCTTTCCCATGCACGGCGCTCCGCCGCCCAGGCCTTGGAGTCGCAAATGGCCAAAGAGCTGGCGTTGTTGGGCATGAAGGGCGCGACGTTTCAGGTGCGGTTTGCCGAGTTCGGCGAGACCACGGATGAGGACAAGATAGACAGCCCTTTCGTGCGCGGGCGGCAGCGGCTACGGAGCCTGGGCTGCGACCGAGCGGAGTTTTATCTGTCGGCGAATCCCGGCGAACCGTTACTACCGTTGGCGCAAGTCGCGTCCGGCGGCGAACTGTCGCGGCTCATGCTGGCGCTCAAAGCCTTGAGCGCTGCCGTTGGCGACGCACCCACGCTTATCTTCGATGAAGTCGATGCCGGGGTCGGCGGTGCGGTCGCAGAGGCGGTGGGCCGGCGGCTCAAAGCCCTCTCGCACAATCGACAGGTGCTGTGCATCACCCACGTCCCGCAGATCGCCGCCTTCGCCGATCACGCCTATACCGTAGAAAAGCGTCTGCTCAAGAACCGCACGGTGTCCTCGGCGCGGCAGCTCACCGCTGAAGAACAACTGCAAGAACTCGCCCGCATGCTCAGTGGCGTGGAGATTTCCGCTGAAGCGAAACGCCATGCGCAGGAGATGTTGGAAAGGGCAAGGCGCGGCTAG
- a CDS encoding L,D-transpeptidase family protein: MPSAPLATDVPNTTPPTAQPSEQPPSVKALPPPKFLVGEDILSTATMLARFYEGRNYRPAWSDDSGPLPRAETLLQTIRAQAGKEGLRAEDYRLAQLGKLLRQASHTTPGQPSADARALTDLDFLLTDTFLLYGTRLSIGKPTFNALRAEWFEQQQKTDLVHALQDAVETDRVDAALTALVVRHPGYTQLREALAHHRAVAERGGWPRVSAGFDLRPGDRDRRVAQLRARLQATGELASESTTENTRTNAPNAPAHKAEARKSNPGNDEEYNASLEVAVKKFQQRHGLEPDGVVGGGTLAALNVSVETRIQQILANMDRWRALPRNLGGRYVAINVANFTLDVVEKGQSALHMKVVVGKMMEKRSTPTFSAPMTHIVLNPYWHVPKSIAEEELFPLSRKDPKYFAKNKFTVRKVAVGEKLIPDPNATDGSLIATTVYQYRLRQEPGPKNALGRVKFIFPNAHGVYLHDTPSKALFDRAVRTFSHGCIRVERPIDLAEHLLHDSAKWTRDDIQTTLDRLKEKTVWLPEPVPVYIQYWTAWVDRDGIMQFRNDIYGYDNTPGAQLPVTVAKKPRPAPTPQIPQILLEPQSPQPAPQDGPPASSVPLETRPALPVEPQHTL, from the coding sequence GTGCCCTCTGCTCCTTTAGCAACGGATGTTCCCAATACCACGCCACCGACGGCTCAACCGAGCGAGCAACCGCCATCGGTCAAAGCTCTGCCGCCACCAAAATTTCTCGTAGGGGAGGACATCCTTAGTACCGCAACGATGCTCGCGCGGTTTTACGAAGGACGTAATTATCGCCCGGCGTGGAGCGATGACAGCGGGCCGCTCCCGCGCGCGGAGACGCTCCTCCAAACGATTCGAGCACAAGCCGGGAAAGAGGGACTGCGAGCGGAAGACTATCGTCTCGCCCAATTGGGCAAACTGCTCCGCCAGGCGAGCCACACGACCCCGGGACAACCCTCCGCCGATGCCCGCGCACTCACCGACCTCGATTTCCTTCTGACGGATACGTTCTTGCTCTACGGTACTCGCCTCTCGATCGGGAAGCCCACCTTCAACGCCCTGAGAGCCGAGTGGTTCGAGCAACAACAGAAAACCGACCTCGTGCACGCCTTGCAGGACGCGGTCGAGACAGACCGTGTTGACGCCGCTCTCACAGCGCTCGTCGTTCGACATCCCGGCTATACGCAATTGCGCGAAGCTCTGGCGCACCATCGCGCCGTTGCCGAGCGCGGAGGCTGGCCGCGCGTCTCCGCCGGCTTCGACCTGCGCCCTGGAGATCGCGACCGTCGCGTCGCCCAACTCCGCGCTCGACTCCAGGCCACCGGGGAATTGGCATCCGAATCCACAACCGAAAACACACGGACCAATGCACCAAATGCACCTGCCCACAAAGCCGAGGCACGGAAGTCCAATCCCGGCAACGACGAAGAGTATAACGCCTCGCTTGAAGTCGCCGTCAAAAAGTTTCAACAACGCCACGGACTAGAACCGGACGGTGTTGTTGGCGGCGGAACGCTGGCAGCGCTCAATGTTTCCGTAGAAACTCGCATCCAGCAGATCTTGGCCAATATGGACCGCTGGCGCGCCTTGCCGCGAAACCTTGGCGGCCGTTATGTCGCTATTAACGTGGCCAACTTTACGCTTGACGTGGTGGAGAAGGGGCAATCCGCTCTCCACATGAAGGTGGTCGTGGGAAAAATGATGGAAAAGCGCTCCACGCCGACCTTCAGCGCGCCGATGACCCACATCGTGCTCAATCCCTACTGGCATGTCCCCAAGAGCATTGCCGAAGAAGAACTGTTCCCGCTCTCGCGCAAGGACCCGAAGTACTTTGCCAAGAACAAATTCACCGTGCGCAAAGTCGCCGTCGGAGAGAAGCTGATTCCCGACCCCAATGCCACGGACGGCTCCCTGATCGCCACGACAGTGTATCAGTACCGGCTTCGACAGGAGCCGGGGCCAAAGAATGCCCTGGGGCGGGTCAAATTCATCTTTCCCAACGCGCATGGCGTGTACCTACACGACACTCCTTCCAAAGCTTTATTCGACCGCGCCGTGCGCACGTTTAGCCACGGCTGCATTCGGGTAGAACGGCCCATTGACCTCGCGGAGCATCTGCTGCACGACTCCGCTAAATGGACGCGGGACGACATTCAGACCACGCTCGACCGACTCAAAGAGAAAACTGTCTGGTTACCAGAGCCGGTGCCGGTGTACATCCAATACTGGACGGCATGGGTGGACCGCGACGGTATCATGCAATTCAGAAACGACATCTATGGCTATGACAACACCCCGGGAGCACAACTGCCGGTGACGGTCGCGAAGAAACCACGCCCAGCACCGACGCCCCAAATTCCGCAAATTCTGCTAGAACCGCAATCTCCCCAGCCTGCTCCACAAGATGGACCACCCGCGTCTTCGGTGCCCTTGGAGACGCGGCCTGCCCTCCCAGTAGAGCCACAGCACACTCTCTAG
- a CDS encoding carboxymuconolactone decarboxylase family protein, with protein sequence MADNFYTPEGIKGLRKLRDLRPGLFKAFTEFDTKVFEEGALPVKTKELIAIAAAHITQCPYCIDTHVKRAKSAGATDEEVAESVFVAMALGAGGAFAHGSIAMHSLAHD encoded by the coding sequence ATGGCCGACAATTTTTACACCCCAGAAGGTATCAAAGGCTTACGCAAGTTACGCGACCTACGCCCCGGTCTGTTTAAGGCATTCACGGAGTTCGACACTAAAGTTTTCGAGGAAGGCGCACTCCCCGTCAAAACCAAAGAGCTGATTGCCATCGCCGCCGCACATATCACCCAGTGCCCCTACTGCATCGACACACACGTGAAACGTGCAAAGAGTGCCGGGGCCACCGACGAAGAAGTGGCGGAAAGCGTCTTTGTCGCGATGGCGTTGGGTGCCGGCGGCGCCTTCGCCCACGGCAGCATTGCCATGCACTCGCTCGCCCACGATTAA
- a CDS encoding GNAT family N-acetyltransferase, translating into MEADYLIVLAQPEHLSELPEIERQAASLFRGWNVPAAVIEETTPLAEFQAAQAEDHLWVALSPQHHPVGFALTEPDGITLHLEEIDVHPRHGRRGVGKALVEAVCAWARDHGYIAITLTTYRDIPWNAPFYAKLGFEVLSAEELTAELRLRVDDEATRGLDSARRVVMRNEL; encoded by the coding sequence ATGGAAGCAGACTACTTGATCGTGCTTGCTCAGCCGGAGCATCTCTCTGAGTTGCCGGAAATCGAGCGGCAAGCGGCCTCTTTATTTCGTGGATGGAACGTTCCTGCTGCCGTTATCGAAGAGACGACACCGCTTGCAGAGTTCCAAGCCGCACAGGCCGAGGATCATCTGTGGGTAGCCTTGTCGCCTCAACATCATCCCGTGGGCTTCGCCCTCACCGAACCAGACGGAATCACACTCCATCTCGAAGAAATCGACGTGCACCCTCGACACGGACGCCGTGGGGTCGGCAAAGCCTTGGTGGAAGCGGTCTGTGCATGGGCACGAGACCATGGTTATATCGCAATCACCCTGACCACTTACCGGGACATTCCATGGAACGCGCCGTTTTATGCCAAGCTCGGGTTTGAGGTGCTTAGTGCTGAAGAGTTGACTGCCGAACTTCGATTGCGGGTAGATGATGAAGCGACGCGCGGTCTCGACTCAGCCCGGCGAGTGGTTATGCGGAACGAGTTGTAG
- a CDS encoding DUF433 domain-containing protein — protein MKVRKRTELGQYIVADPEICHGQMTFKGTRIMVRSVLYYVSKGKDWDWISQEYSGKVNREAIAEAVSLAGEALLEKMGEQQYAA, from the coding sequence ATGAAAGTACGGAAACGCACGGAGCTTGGACAATACATCGTCGCCGACCCAGAGATCTGTCATGGTCAAATGACGTTCAAGGGCACGCGTATCATGGTCAGGAGCGTGCTGTATTACGTCTCTAAAGGCAAGGATTGGGATTGGATCTCACAAGAGTACTCCGGTAAGGTCAATCGCGAAGCGATTGCTGAAGCTGTCAGTTTGGCTGGTGAGGCGTTGCTTGAAAAAATGGGAGAGCAACAGTACGCAGCATGA
- a CDS encoding TIGR03084 family protein → MLQQAYDFRDECEDLFALLDTVEDHDWGKTTQFKEWTVNDVVAHLHFGNYLADLSLRDSAAFLDFIRNFTAASKHATGRLAATHAWLAGTKNHALLQRWREFSLEMTERFAVADPSKRVKWVGPDMSVRSSITARLMETWAHGQAVYDVLGQVRHHADRIKNVAVLGINTFGWTFTNRRLPVPTDSPYVRLTAPSGAIWEWNSPTLENCIEGSAVEFCQVVAQTRNLGDTALRVVGETATTWMAMAQCFAGPPETPPAAGRRFRQT, encoded by the coding sequence ATGCTACAACAAGCCTACGATTTTCGCGACGAATGCGAGGATCTCTTTGCGCTCCTCGACACGGTAGAGGATCACGATTGGGGAAAAACCACCCAGTTCAAAGAGTGGACCGTTAACGATGTCGTCGCGCATTTGCACTTTGGAAACTACCTTGCCGATTTGTCGTTGCGAGACAGCGCCGCCTTTCTCGATTTCATCCGCAACTTCACAGCCGCGAGTAAGCACGCGACCGGACGCTTGGCCGCCACTCATGCGTGGCTTGCGGGAACGAAGAATCACGCCCTGCTGCAACGCTGGCGTGAGTTCTCCCTAGAGATGACGGAGCGATTCGCGGTTGCCGATCCCTCGAAGCGGGTCAAATGGGTCGGGCCCGACATGAGCGTCCGTTCCAGCATTACCGCGCGGCTCATGGAAACCTGGGCGCATGGGCAGGCGGTCTACGATGTGCTCGGCCAAGTGCGACACCACGCCGACCGGATTAAAAACGTCGCGGTTCTCGGCATAAATACCTTTGGCTGGACCTTTACGAACCGGAGACTCCCCGTACCAACGGACTCGCCCTACGTTCGGCTCACCGCCCCGTCGGGGGCGATCTGGGAATGGAACTCCCCGACACTGGAGAACTGTATCGAAGGCAGCGCGGTGGAGTTCTGCCAAGTCGTCGCTCAGACGCGGAACCTCGGCGACACTGCGCTACGGGTTGTCGGTGAAACTGCTACGACTTGGATGGCCATGGCCCAGTGCTTTGCCGGCCCACCGGAAACTCCGCCGGCAGCGGGCCGGCGCTTCCGACAAACGTGA